The Methanocalculus alkaliphilus sequence GGAAGTTCTTCCTCTCAGATTATCGAAACGGTTGTAGTACGACAAGCGATTGTGGCCTAGGGTTAAATGCATATGGATATTATCCCTGTGGACCCGGCGGCTCTATTGACAGGGTTATGGGATTCGATATCGGATTGAAAAAAATTCCCTCCTCTCGTCAAGAGATTATTTCTCAAATGGATCAATTATGTCGGTATTGTGGACATTTTTGCAGTCGTCATTTCATTCCAAAGGAAGAGAGAGAAACTATTGTCGGAAGTCCTAGATCTCACTCGTGGATTAGTGCTTATGCTGCTTATGAAAAGAAAAAACCAGTGCTTACAAAATATTAACTCAAAAGGGAGATTAAATGATGAAAGAGGCCACTGTTGTTATTAGATGTAAAAATGATGAAGACGTCTTTAACTGCCTCTCCAGTATCGATGAAGATGTTGAAATAATCGTTGTTTTAAATGATAATCCAGACCTTAAAAAGCGTTTAGAGAGCCAAGGAGTAATTTGCCTCATCTCCCCACCAGGAAATTTATCTATTGTGTCTAATATTGGATTTGATGCTGCAACAACGGATAAAGTGATAATTACAGATTCGGACACAGTATTTGGAAAAAATTGCATAAGACAAATGATAATTGGATTAGAAACTCATGATGTTGTTCGTTCTCCTTTACGTTTTAAGATAAGCCAGAATGTCTTATCCCGTGAAATATCAGAGGCAAGAGATTATGTAAATGCCCTACCGGTGGTTTATACGCCGGGAATCGGAGTTACTAAGCGTCTACCATCCATGGTGAAAGGATTCCTTTTTGATAATGACATCCCTTTTGCAGTGGATGCCAACCTAAATTT is a genomic window containing:
- a CDS encoding glycosyltransferase family A protein, producing the protein MMKEATVVIRCKNDEDVFNCLSSIDEDVEIIVVLNDNPDLKKRLESQGVICLISPPGNLSIVSNIGFDAATTDKVIITDSDTVFGKNCIRQMIIGLETHDVVRSPLRFKISQNVLSREISEARDYVNALPVVYTPGIGVTKRLPSMVKGFLFDNDIPFAVDANLNFRIQKESLAVLYLQDVWIEHRAEDVHHDLHAARRIGRGCRESRENLHKLYPRMTKRKIGKSLKGVKFSHYLTLRTLCKSTT